Part of the Quercus lobata isolate SW786 chromosome 6, ValleyOak3.0 Primary Assembly, whole genome shotgun sequence genome, AgttgtacttatcaaaaaaaaaaaaatttatgcattaAGTTGTGTTTAATTTAGGATACaatattgattaaaaatttggggaaattacaaaaaaaaaagaaggaattttaTCCTTGTTTTAGATTAAGTTTTgggttcttaattttttcaattaaagtCCTAATCTTTTTAAACAATTACAAAATGAGGTCTCCCGTCATCTCTATAAAGATGGCACtaatggagggaaaaaaaacttcaaaatttttctGTGTCTCACCTTTTACCAAATAAGTAACAAactagatttttaaaaataagctgactttATCTTTTTGTCTCACCTTTAGCAGATAAGCTACCTGAAAATTATAGGATGCCACtcgccctctctctctcctttgaaTGACCcatctctatttctctctttgatGCTCCCATGAAATACAGAAATAGTGATGGTTTGGCTACTGTCGTGGCCTAAGGGAAATGATTGGGTGAGTGAGTTTGTGTACAGGCTCGGTGATGGCTTTAGGATGGATAGTGGCTACAAAAATGTTCTTTTCTATTGCTTTTTCTTAGGCAACACTGCAAGTCAGTGACAATCTTGATTCCTCAACACTTGTGTGATAGCAATGAATGGGTCTTGGCTTTTGGTGGGATCATGAGTGACCTAAGAAGCTTGGTCACTTCAAAAGCTCTGGTCATTCCGTATAGGACATGGACACGCCAAGGACTCCACTACATGTGTCCTCACTGTGTGGgtggaaaaaatatatactattttgaaaaattcatatgatttttgatgttaatattttgatagttgttatttattttgaaaactttaaaataaacataaaatatgcataaaataaatgaaatatacCTAAGGATATATGTTACCTATTTAAAGGTCATACCCAATGCACAAATCTCTTACTTTTGCAGGGTTTGGGAGAGGTCATGGTAGGCAGCATTAACCTCTCCTAAACCTCCCAAAAGTGGGAGCTTTGTGCACTAGGTAGGATCTTTTATAGTGGTaatacaacaattaaaaaagtaatatatgtatgtgtgtgtgtatatatatagttgtattaCTACCATTTtgtgtcctaatttttcaagaattgttGTGTTGTCATGTCTCGTGTACTGTGTTGTGTTGGTGTCTATTTTTGTGTCCATGCCTCTTTAGGTCACGATGGTAGGTTTGGGTGGTGGTGTAGGTGTGGTTTCTTGGATAGCCAGTGAAATGGTTTCAAGTGAGGGTTGATTGGTCTTCTGCAGTCACCTGGGtttcttggtttttattttgggaattttgggttGTCAATGTGAGTGGTGGATTTCGCTTATGGGGATTTGGGGGTTGTATGGGTCTTGGCAGTTTTGGCCGTGGACTAGTGGGATGGGGTGGTGTCTGGTGGTTGTTTTGATTATGAGTGACAAAAAGGTCATTTTGGGTATGGGCATATGATTGGGTGATGGGATATATAGTTTTGGCTGCCATGGAATTGTTATGGAGGTTGTTTGATTGTGGGTTTTGAGTGGTGCGAAGTGGGTTTGCCgagtttttaaaaatgtatggaTAGAGGCAGTTGAGCCTTGGTTGAGTTGGGTTTTAAATGGAAGGATGAGCAGACTTTTCAAGGAGGCAGCAGGGCTTTGACTTCCCGTGGGGTTAGGGTGCTATGAAAGAAAGTTTGGGTGATGAGAAGGCTGCGGGTGGTGGTTTCTGGTGTGATATGGGTGATTTGAGAGGGAGTGTTGTGTTTGGCTTTGAAGATTTTGGGTGTTGATTAAATGACATCAGTGTCAAATGGATGGAGGGCTATCACTGACATATCTTGTAAATCATAAAGATCTAAactggaaaaattaaaaatctatgACTTAATCTGAAAGGAGGtcaaactattattattattttttttttggggtgggggagGCGGGATTGGTTCCATTTCTTTCTGCTAGCTTAGAGTAGTAGCTCTTTAACACTAGATTTATTTTGATGTCAATTTCTCACCACATTCTCATGCTTGATATTATAGTGAAGCTGTTGGACTGGGGGGAGGATGGTATTAATACAGGTGCTCAAAATGCTGCTCTGCGGGCATCGTTTAAGCAAGAGGTTGCTGTTTGGCACAAGCTTGACCATCCTAATGTTACAAAAGTAAAACTCATATCTTCAATGTCTTATGTTCAATTTATTGACATCTAcgtgattaattaaattagcGTTAATTGTGGCTGCTCCAGACTTCACTACTTCCATTTTGTATTACTTGTGAAAGTTTACATTGTTGTCTTTATGGTGTTTTCCTTACCTACTTTATAAGATATAATACAAAATTGTATTACACATTAGTTTTTCAATGTGGTAGGACCTAAATTTTTAGTTCATTGTGTGTCATAATCTTTTCAGTtataatagttttattttataattttttattacagttTGTTGGAGCTTCAATGGGAACTTCAAATCTTAAGATTCCTTCTAAAAACCCTTCAATTGATGGTCACAATTCCCTTCCTTCTAGGGCATGTTGTGTTGTTGTGGAGTATCTCCCTGGTGGGACACTAAAACAGTTCTTGATAAGAAATAGGCGCAAGAAACTTGCTTTTAAGGTTGTGGTCCAACTTGCTTTGGATCTCTCTAGAGGGTGAGCTCCAATTTTTCTGACATtcttattatcaaaaaatatttctgACATTCTTATATAagagttcatatatatatatatattggttttcAGTCGGCAAGAAATGTGAATAAAATTGACAaactgatgatgaatctttctGATTTGCAGTCTTAGCTATCTACATTCAAAGAAGATTGTACATCGTGATGTCAAAACAGAAAATATGTTAATTGATGCTAACAGAACTCTAAAAATTGCTGATTTTGGCGTTGCCCGGGTTGAAGCTCAGAATCCAGGGGACATGACTGGAGAAACTGGTACCCTTGGATACATGGCACCAGAGGTATCATGCCAAAACCTTATATGTTATCTTTAAATGTTTTTGTGGGGGCAGAAATAGTCAACAGCTGAAACTTTTATATGTTATGATGAACATCAACATGTGAGAAAATAGAAATGTCATTctactaaaatgatttttatgaGCCAAGGAGACTATAAAATTTTAGGAGTACTTTGAATGacctgttttcaattttgatttggatgatgttttccaacttttattgttgttaaagatattCCTCTATTATGGGGTAGAATTTATTTGGTTGGACCCTCAGAATTTGTGTCCCCATGTGAACTATCATAAAGATAAGTGAATAAAAACTTGAATCAAACTTGAAAAgaagtagaaaaataaattatttgcaTTCTTACGTTATTGGGCTCCAGTTGAATTAcaaattctttttgtttgtttgtttgttctctctctctctctctcgcgtGCGCACGCACACACACAACCCTCTAATAAATAATTGATGAGATAACATGTTTAAGTTCTCATGGTATACTATATAAAACTAACAAGAACTTTATGTAGGTTCTTGATGGTAAACCTTACAATCGAAGATGTGATGTCTACAGCTTTGGCATATGCTTATGGGAAATCTATTGCTGTGATATGCCTTACCCAGATCTTAGCTTCGCTGATGTGTCATCTGCAGTAGTTCGACAGGTCAGTTCATCTAATGAATAAATTATCTCTATAGAAATTTTTTCCTGGTATCTGCTATCAGTTTTGTATCAATATTTAAATTGTGAAAGCTTTGCCATTGCATTGAGTTAGTGGGTTTCAGACAACACCTGGGAATGGTACCGTTTTGCTTGTTTCTAATAGCATTAGAACTGATATCAATGAGCTCTAGTTCAAATGACACCTCTTTCCCTTGTAAGAGAAAGGTGGAGGGTGAGCTCATGGATTCAAGATCCACTAGGTGCGCGTGTAACTTACTAATCAGGGAAAAAAGAAGCAGCATTAGAACTGCCAGTTGATGGAGGAGCACTTATACATTTTTAGGATATCATCTTTggaatttaagaataaaatgaTGAACATGTTCCTGTAACTAATCCATTTTAAAGCATGTAGTAGTGCCTTTGAATGCTACTGATGTTAATAGGAGTTATATGATTTACGTGTGATTTTTAACTAGCTTCAGCATATTATATCACTGGTGCAAGTTCTTTTTGCTTTCAACTTTGAAGAAAGCTTgttagccaaaaaaagaaaaaaagaaaagaaaaacgatATGAAAGCTCATTATAGTTGCTAGTTCTGGCCATTTGAAACATTGATcttatggttttattttttgtttctgtttttaatCCTATTATTTAAAACTTATAGGAGAGTCTATCTACTCAGCCCATGCTAACTAGAGGAATCACAAGACTGAATGtgtgttttatatttattgatttatgcaTGTTTTTAGAAGTTCCTTTAACTTTAATCATAGAAGTGATTCATTAACTTTTCATTAACTATAAATTGTCAGCTTGCATATGATGCTAGTTACATTGAGTCTGTGAttactttctttgtttatttctcaaataattcttacagaaaataaaagttttaaatgGCAAAATGAATTCTGTTATACAGTAAATGTTTGACATCTAAATCTTCTGAGGGAGTTTCACACTCTGTGGTTTTATTGACAGAACTTGCGACCAGAAATCCCCAGATGTTGTCCGAGTGGTTTAGCAAGTATAATGCGAAAATGCTGGGATGCAAATGCAGATAAACGTCCGGAAATGGATGAGGTGGTGAGAATGTTAGAAGCAATTGATACAAGCAAAGGAGGAGGGATGATACCGGATGACCAGGCTTCAGgctgtttttgttttgctacGGCTCGTGGTCCCTGATCATTTTATCTTCCATTTGCAAGCATTGTTGAATTGATGGTGCGAGGAAAACAATAAGAAATTGATGGAGCTGTTCATTGGATTTATTGCTCTGGCAGTTTTGTCTTAGGTCTGCAAAATTGTTTTTAGTGCATCAATAGAGAAAGgtttattgaaatttaaattaaattattttccaaCTTGAATGTGTTTGTGCTATGGGTTTTCTCTTGGTGATTGAAGAGTCATGCTATAGCATGTAATGGTTGTCACTCAATACTTATAAGAGGGGATGATTCATGGTCTGGAGGTCGAGGTAGAGATTGGGGCACatgttggaacttggaagtaaTCAAGAGCTTAGGCAATCCCTGCCTAGGAAATTTAGGTTGTCTATTGTATAGACAGAAAGGAGCAATattatatgtaatataataaaagttgggtttttagtttttacatttGCTTATGTTATACAGTACATTATACATATTAGAAACGTAGTTTTGTTTTGGAGTCTCACATTCTCTGATGcctcaatcaaataaaatcaagtatgaaaatttcacttttttcttatCTTGAGCCTCACATTGCAGTACTAGgaacaaattcaattttctataaatcaaaatttagtgGTGCCTCTTAGTGTTTCCAATAATTCCTCTCTCCTAGGTGTCCATATAATTGATAGAAAATACATGTAGTTAATAAAGACGTCCatgtttaataaaaaatacatgCAATACAAAAAAACCTTGGGCAAagacactatttatttatttttaatttatactcacctaaaaaaatctcattcaacCACTGtattccaaataaaattaagtgggaaaatttcacttttttcttattttgaacaTCACATTGTAGTACtagaaacaaaatcaattttctataaataaaaattaaatcaaaatctAATGGTGCTTCTTGGTGTTTTCAATAAAGACATCCATGTTCAATTCCTTTCTCTTGGGTGTCcatataattgataaaaaatacaTGTAGTTTAATAAAGACATCCATGTTTAAtagaaaatacatgtaatacgAAAACCTTGGATGGGgacatcatttatttatttttagtttatactcacccaaaaaaatctcattccacTAGTACTGTATTCATAAAAAGGTAGAAAAGCAAATGTATTCATAAAGATAAAATGTTATGTCATTAACTAAATgtttaaattccaaatttttgtgatataaaattatacataaaaaataagtttattgatcgaaaagaaaataatatttgatttaaacaaaatttgatatgcatattaagaacataaaaaaataatatatgagaTAAAAAATTTGGACTTGTAAATTATGACAAAATGTTTGATTATAGGAACCGTATCTCTTAAGATTGGAAAATTCTCTCAttgatcttttaaaaaaaaaaattctattttttttaattcaaaagcaCTCTCATatgttacttttatttttcaaattaaaacataataaaCATTTAACATacattcttttatatatatatatatatatatatatctaaaaaaactATCATTCTCTCACCCCATTGGCAATGCTAGCCAGGAGGGAACTCTTCGAGCTCCAGAAGCGTAAGGAGCTCGTGCATTCCGTTACTCTTCATGAAATCGATGTCATCAACACCAGCTACTATCGCTCTCTCTATTTCATGTTGCTTGCTTCTATctgctgctgctgttgttgttgtttttttggcTGCATGCATTCATACTAGATAGAAAAGGTTTGAGCTTCTTTTATGTTACCTACTCTTTTGATTGCAGACTCTCTGTTCTAAGTTCTTAGCCAATAGCCACAGTATTTCATCTTTTTATGTTCGGTTTTTCATTAGGTGAAAATTATCTTCAACTAGGATTCTTTGAGAATATGATATTCTCAAAGAATCCATTACGATTGACACCATATTCTGAATATGGTGTCAATCATAATGGATATCTCCTTGGAGTTTGTCAACGTAAACATTTGTCATGGTTTCTAACATGAGTTTTGCAAAACGTGAGGCAAAAGAGAGATGgtgatttaattaaaaaaacatagacCAGTTGGAGGCTACTGTGTGTTTGCAATGATCACTGATCTTTCTAAATTCTAATGTCATCATCTCAATTTTGTACCTAGGTTTTGGTTGGTATGAATACTGGGAATATTAGGACTTGCACCAGTAAATATGTCTTCCTAGTCATGACATGGGTTTTAGCAACTTAAGTCTTTTCAGAAAATAGAATAAGTGAATACAAAAGATTGCCATTAATGCTTATCCTCTGGTGggtcttttccttcatctttGATTCAATTTCTCTCCATTTACACTATAACCCATTTAAATCCATAGATTTTCCAAATCCTTTGCAGAGCCTAAGATGGTTGCTTTTGCTTCTTTCCTTTGGCAACATTGCTTTGTTTCAGACTTTCAGCGCTTTACCTATAGTTGTACTTGCAAAGAATATCAATTCCCTACACAAATTACAGATATAGTTAGTGACATATGAAGAATTTTCCCATGCGTGTGTAGAGAAATCCTGACAAGTTTTCCTGGCTCATTGGTCACCATGAGCACAATCAGCATTCTCTGTTCTTCATTGCACACATCTAACAACTTCTGCACAAGGTAATTGCCAAATGGATACATCATAAGTTCAACAACGTGACCAATAATTTCGTCAAATATGATTTCCACATCTTGACGTGTTCCCTCATCAAACACCTTCCGTAAGAAGCGACAACCATATTGATCCTTCGCCATGAAGTATATACAAACACCCTGGACCTCAGCCAAAGAACTAAAAGTTGGTGGCAAGGGCAAAGGATAATCACTACTCCAACCATTTTCACAAATTCTTCCAATACTAGTGAATGTGTGAATTCTTCTTATGGCTCCTTGAGTGTTTGATTTCTTGTTGATGGCATAATTCtgttaaaaacaaataattgaaattgttTCCAAGCCTTACCATTCACGGTTCAAGGCATTTTCATATATAGCAGAGTTTGTTACagattcaaaatttaaatacatttcGGCCTTGACTCATCTATACACAATCAGATATGCTTCTCCATATAATTCGGCCTTGAAATCATCTCATTTCTTCTAGCCGGTCTGGGATCTGAATGTGATTCCTTTGTTACATCTGTGACCACGAGAGTTGATCCTCTCTCCATTGATGAATTATATGGGCATCTGTTAGCTCATATAATTCATCAATGGAGAGAGGATCAACTCTCGTGGTCACAGATGTAACAAAGGAATCACATTCAGATCCCAGACCAGCTAGAAGAAATGAGATGATTTCAAAATCATTCAAGGCATGAGCAGTAGCAGCAAGTGTATCAACCAATGTTGTAAACTGGTGAAAATAATCAGCAATTGAGGAATTGCTTTTCTTCAAAGTGGCGAGCTGATAGTGGATTTGCATTGTTCGAGCCCTTGACTGAGAGGTAAACATTCTCTCTAAGGCTTGCCACACATCCCTTGATGTGTTGAATTTGACCACATGAGCCAGAATACGCTCAGAGAGGGAGGATATTATGGCACTTCATCTGgtcaataattgaaattgttTCCAAGCCTTACCATTCACGGTTCAAGGCATTTTCACATATAGCAGAGTTTGTTACagattcaaaatttaaatacaattcAGCCTTGACTCATCTATACACAATCAGATATGCTTCTCCATATAATTCGGCCTTGACTCATCTATACAAATCAGATATGCTTCTTCCTTATCACTTAgatacaaaattaaatacaattctATCTTATCCTAATCCTATCTCAACACAATCCAAGATTTGTATTTTGAATACTACAGCTGTGATACATCAGTAACACAGCTGCATATGACTTAGCTGCTATCCTTGACAACTAGAGCTGTATCCTTAACAAATTCAAACTGTATCCCTTGTATGATGTAATCATCCTCACAAGTAAATGCCTCAATACCACTTGCACCTTTCTTTCATGGATATAAATAATAGATTGAGGAACCATGCTGTTTGGAATTGCTCTAGTCATTCAGAAACATTGGATGCATCCTCCACAAGCTTCCTCAACAGTCAACACCTGTGCAGATATCAATCACATCAATTGTTTAATCCTATATATAATGTAGTAGTAgtcaaatgattaaatttactgtgactttaaaatatcaaaacatGTCATGGTATCAAACAAGCAATCCTATATTCCCATCTCCAATTAGTCTAGTAATGTTAGAAGACATACTCATTTTTCTGTCCATTGTTTGGCTAAGTGGGCTTTTTGTTGTAACAAGTTTTGGGCTCCTTTAAACTCTCAGAGCTCCCTGATAGTGTTATTGTAGAAGAAGCTTGAGTCGTTTAAGAgtcttttttttctaataaaaattttcatttaggaaaaaaaaaaaaaaaaggttccatTGGAATCCTTTTACTGCTAAAGAAAAACCACTCCACCACTATGAAATAGAAATTTGACTTTTGATCTCACATTCCCTGCTAGCTGGGGTTGGGGTTTGCAAAAACAATTTGGAAATTTCAGCTTTGCTTTGAGGAAGGGAAAAAtgagggttttgttttgttaggttaagttgtgattttattggtttttttttttttttaattaaaaatattacttaaatatttcttcttcttctaattgATATTTTGGTATTAACATCAAGAAGAAATTTTcgtgttagagagagagagagagagagagagagagagagagagagagagagagaggtatttgtaacacataaaataatacaaCTTTTGCCAAAATTATCCTACATGGTAGATTGTGATTGGCTACCTGTCACTTTCACATGGACTTATTACTTTTTCTCCACTACTCACAATTTATCACGTGGTTGTGAATAGCTGTGGCACAATTTATCACATAGACTTATTACTTTTTCTCCACTACTCACAATTTATCACGTGGTTGTGAATAGCTGTGGCACAAATTGTGGTGTTTTATATAGTCTTAGAATTTTTGTTAGTTTAGAAACAAGCATGCATGTGATTTTAGAAACCCaatttagtttagtttaaaaaaaaaaaaaaaaaaattaagacaacGTGACATCCCACATGACAtcgaaattaatattttaatatcacCATCAACCACATCAAATGTTTCATCAACTacttattatttaaatacttaACCATAGAgactattcaaaaaaaaaaaaaaaaaggttaaaaactAACTTTACTCAGTGACACATTTAAGACGTTAGAAACCATTCTGAAAAATGATACTAAAGTAATAAGTAGTggatgaaaatatttgatgTGGTTAATGGTGATATTAAATAATTGATGAGACAACATGTTTAGGTTCTCATGGTACACTACATAAAACTAACAAGAACTTCATGTGGGTTCTTGATGGTAAACCTTATGACAGAAGATGTGATATTTACAGcgttgaaatttaaattaaattttattccagCTTGAATGTATTTGTGCTATGGGTTTTCTCTTGGTGATTGAGTGATGCCATAGCCTATGTGTAATGGTTCACTCAATACATATAAGAGGGGATGATTCATGGTCTGGAGGGCCACGTAGAGATTGGGGCACAAGTAATCAAGAGCTTTGGCAATCCCAGCCTAGGACAGCTAGGTTGTCTATTGTATAGACAGAAAGCCACAATATTATATGTAATACATGTGCTTATTATGTTATGTCTCAATAGAGTTTCTCattatttagcaaaaagaaaaaaagggtatGTAGTTTagcttaaaatttattaataagtttCAAGaagtataaaatactattcaaattataacaacattatcattaaaaattttactatttattttttaatcatttactgtaatttttattatgataAAACTTGGTCTTATAAGATGTGTTCCTTTTGTGTAATTTGAGGtagctttttcttttagtttttttatccATTTTAGTATTGGTTTCAATGATATTAGTAGATATATTCTCgtttaaatttatatacaacttttaaTTAATCTATGCATTCCATAAATTTTATgccgagtttttttttttttttttttttaaataatgtgatAGTTCAGAAGGGGGGTTTGAATAATTATAAAGCACTAATTGAACTATAAAGCTCTGTTGTTATTCCAGAATTTAGTTACAGGTAGAGtattatatgtatatttgtaAGGATTTCTTAAAGAAATCCCAACCCAGCTCCATACAGGTTTGCACACCACAAAGAGGTCATCTTTTTAAGGGCCATTTTGTTTTGGGTCCAGTGGACCAGACTTATTATTAGTCCTTTGGACTTACTTAAGAGAAAGTATACGTAGTAGCAGCATGGAGATGCATTTGTGTGCGAGGCTTTTTTTAGATCTCATTTTAGACTACCCTCTCATTAATAAGTTGTTCCAAAAAGCCTTAACAAGTTGATTTCTAGTAGGATCACATTGGTATGGGACTCGGGGTGAGATCTCACATATC contains:
- the LOC115994575 gene encoding serine/threonine-protein kinase STY13-like — translated: MMDLRASEDIGGIKTLKKMDNEEAGMNSKVKGTGGVSSKEMIFRADKIDLKSLDLQLERHLSKVWSSTNANSQRPKEEWEIDLSKMDIRYVIAHGTYGTVYRGTYDNQDVAVKLLDWGEDGINTGAQNAALRASFKQEVAVWHKLDHPNVTKFVGASMGTSNLKIPSKNPSIDGHNSLPSRACCVVVEYLPGGTLKQFLIRNRRKKLAFKVVVQLALDLSRGLSYLHSKKIVHRDVKTENMLIDANRTLKIADFGVARVEAQNPGDMTGETGTLGYMAPEVLDGKPYNRRCDVYSFGICLWEIYCCDMPYPDLSFADVSSAVVRQNLRPEIPRCCPSGLASIMRKCWDANADKRPEMDEVVRMLEAIDTSKGGGMIPDDQASGCFCFATARGP